A genomic segment from Pseudomonas sessilinigenes encodes:
- a CDS encoding adenylate kinase, with protein sequence MNQRIYLIGASGAGVSTLGALLAQQLGLPHVDVDEHYWHPSDPPFQQARPVEQRLLGLKQALEDKPWVLSGSMDGWGDAIIAQADWVLYVDTPTPLRLQRIRSRERQRFGPRILPGGDMHTQHLAFLEWAAAYDGGSRAGRSRPRHKEWLARLDQPQGRIEGSGSMQQMLDQALAIITGPC encoded by the coding sequence TTGAATCAACGCATCTATCTGATCGGCGCCTCGGGTGCCGGCGTCAGTACCCTGGGCGCGCTCCTGGCACAGCAATTGGGCCTGCCCCATGTCGACGTCGACGAACACTACTGGCACCCCAGCGATCCGCCCTTCCAGCAGGCGCGCCCCGTAGAACAGCGGCTGCTGGGCCTCAAGCAGGCCCTGGAGGACAAGCCCTGGGTACTCTCGGGCTCGATGGACGGCTGGGGCGATGCAATCATCGCGCAAGCCGACTGGGTGTTGTATGTCGATACCCCCACGCCTTTGCGCCTGCAACGCATCCGCTCACGGGAACGACAGCGTTTTGGCCCGCGAATCCTGCCCGGCGGTGACATGCATACCCAGCACCTGGCCTTTCTCGAATGGGCAGCGGCCTACGACGGCGGCTCTCGGGCAGGTCGCAGCCGCCCACGTCACAAGGAATGGCTGGCACGACTGGACCAGCCCCAAGGGCGCATCGAGGGTTCAGGTTCAATGCAACAAATGCTGGACCAGGCATTGGCAATCATCACCGGGCCCTGCTGA
- the wecB gene encoding non-hydrolyzing UDP-N-acetylglucosamine 2-epimerase, giving the protein MPFKVMMVFGTRPEAIKMAPLARVLRQWPGIELHICSTGQHREMLRQVLDSFELSVDEDLQVMTQGQSLNGLSQQLLINLDATYERLQPDIVLVHGDTTTSFIAALAAFNRQLPIGHVEAGLRTGNLKAPWPEEANRRLTGVIADLHFAPTAKCEANLLREGVPEANIEITGNTVIDALLWMRSHQEDLHWRPSADSPLAVLDDKRRMVLITGHRRENFGDGFQQICEALAELGQRYPDVQFLYPVHLNPQVQNAVYRLLSDKPNIYLVPPQDYQHFVWLMGRSYFILSDSGGVQEEAPAIGKPLLVLRDVTERPAVLEGGTVLLVGTDRERIVHHASQLLDDDKVYARMSRVHSPYGDGHASEHIARHLSTWLEAQAAGGPA; this is encoded by the coding sequence ATGCCTTTCAAAGTCATGATGGTTTTCGGTACGCGCCCTGAGGCAATCAAAATGGCGCCCCTGGCCCGGGTCCTGCGTCAATGGCCCGGAATCGAGCTGCATATCTGCTCCACCGGGCAGCACCGGGAAATGCTCAGGCAGGTGCTCGACTCCTTCGAGCTGAGTGTCGACGAAGACCTGCAGGTGATGACCCAGGGCCAGTCTCTCAATGGCCTTTCCCAGCAATTGCTGATCAACCTGGATGCCACCTACGAGCGCCTGCAACCGGATATCGTGCTGGTGCACGGCGATACCACCACCAGCTTCATCGCCGCCCTGGCCGCCTTCAACCGCCAGTTGCCCATCGGCCACGTCGAAGCCGGCCTGCGCACCGGCAACCTCAAGGCCCCCTGGCCCGAAGAGGCCAACCGCCGCCTGACCGGCGTGATCGCCGACCTGCACTTCGCCCCCACCGCCAAGTGCGAAGCCAACCTGCTGCGCGAAGGCGTTCCGGAAGCCAACATCGAGATCACCGGCAATACCGTGATCGATGCACTGCTGTGGATGCGCAGCCATCAGGAAGATCTCCACTGGCGCCCTTCTGCCGACTCGCCCCTGGCGGTGCTCGACGACAAGCGGCGCATGGTGCTGATCACCGGCCACCGCCGGGAAAACTTCGGCGATGGCTTCCAGCAGATCTGCGAAGCCCTGGCGGAACTGGGACAGCGCTACCCCGACGTGCAGTTCCTGTATCCGGTGCACCTCAACCCCCAAGTGCAGAACGCGGTCTACCGCCTGCTCTCGGACAAGCCCAACATCTACCTGGTCCCGCCCCAGGACTATCAGCATTTTGTCTGGCTGATGGGACGTTCGTACTTCATTCTCAGCGATTCCGGCGGCGTCCAGGAGGAGGCTCCGGCCATTGGCAAGCCGTTGCTGGTGCTGCGCGACGTCACCGAGCGGCCCGCGGTGCTCGAGGGCGGCACCGTGCTGCTGGTGGGTACCGACCGTGAGCGCATCGTGCACCACGCCAGCCAACTGCTGGACGACGACAAGGTCTATGCCCGCATGAGCAGGGTCCACAGCCCCTATGGCGACGGCCATGCCAGCGAACATATCGCCCGCCACTTGAGCACCTGGTTGGAGGCTCAAGCCGCGGGTGGCCCGGCATGA
- the nfrB gene encoding cyclic di-3',5'-guanylate-activated glycosyltransferase NfrB, whose product MNLALIDIFIYILYGLKYLAITLALLMFLLGLDDLFIDLVYWTRKLIRRWRIYEKFKPADEERLFETPEKPLAIMVPAWNEVGVVGEMARLAASTIDYQNYQIFVGTYPNDAETQADVDAVCQHYPNVHKVVCARPGPTSKADCLNNIIDAILRFQNEAKIEFAGFILHDAEDVISPMELRLYNYLLPNKDLIQIPVYPYAPEWQGFTAGHYVDEFAENHGKDVIVREALTGQVPSAGVGTCFSRRAIGALLEDGDGIAFDVQSLTEDYDIGFRLKQKGMKCIFARYSINDPKLALDYEWVPGMNRQFAQVICVREHFPRDWQHAVRQKSRWIVGIVFQGTTNLGWSRKNLLNYFLWRDRRGLIAYLLSFLVNLLFLVLLGMWLITVLSPDAWHFQSILADSPLLAALLWLNGLMLVNRLFQRAWFVTRFYGLGQGLLSAPRMMWSNFVNFFANLRALRQVLQMGDSRRVAWDKTTHEFPALTKAQRTPLGHRLVEKGLLSEEQLEAVITSPVRRRLGRELLLRGYIDSTQLVQELAAQFELEWTPLNPFKLDPQLIAAVPRRIAVQYGVLPLKEEDGTLILASEDPVSQVSLGAISRQLKRPVKCRLAPQGRVTLGIRHWYPGKHQGEETRHMLATLERHQDDEALLERVSHHQVQIGRLLQVHGLVPPSLFNQAMIDYDADRSSLGEHLIERGMITPEVLQQALAEQAEEQQAAYRIVAEVDA is encoded by the coding sequence ATGAACCTGGCCCTGATCGACATCTTCATCTACATCCTCTACGGCCTCAAGTACCTGGCCATCACCCTGGCCCTGCTGATGTTCCTGCTGGGCCTGGATGACCTGTTCATTGACCTGGTGTACTGGACCCGCAAGCTGATCCGCCGCTGGCGCATCTATGAGAAGTTCAAGCCGGCGGACGAGGAGCGCCTGTTCGAAACCCCGGAAAAGCCCCTGGCGATCATGGTCCCGGCCTGGAACGAGGTCGGCGTGGTGGGCGAGATGGCTCGCCTGGCTGCCTCCACCATCGACTACCAGAACTACCAGATTTTCGTCGGCACCTACCCCAACGATGCCGAGACCCAGGCCGACGTCGACGCCGTCTGCCAGCACTACCCGAACGTGCACAAGGTGGTCTGCGCCCGCCCCGGCCCCACCAGCAAGGCCGACTGCCTGAACAACATCATCGACGCCATCCTGCGCTTTCAGAACGAGGCGAAGATCGAGTTCGCCGGCTTCATCCTGCATGACGCCGAAGACGTGATCTCGCCCATGGAGTTGCGCCTCTACAACTACCTGCTGCCGAACAAGGACCTGATCCAGATCCCGGTCTATCCCTACGCGCCGGAATGGCAGGGCTTCACCGCCGGGCACTATGTCGATGAGTTCGCCGAGAACCACGGCAAGGACGTGATCGTGCGCGAAGCCCTCACCGGCCAGGTGCCCAGCGCCGGGGTCGGTACCTGCTTCAGTCGCCGGGCCATTGGCGCCCTGCTGGAGGATGGCGACGGTATCGCCTTCGACGTGCAGAGCCTGACCGAGGACTACGACATCGGTTTTCGCCTGAAGCAAAAAGGCATGAAGTGCATCTTCGCCCGCTACTCCATCAACGATCCGAAACTGGCCCTGGACTATGAATGGGTCCCGGGCATGAATCGCCAGTTCGCCCAGGTGATCTGTGTGCGCGAACACTTCCCCCGGGACTGGCAGCACGCTGTCCGGCAAAAGTCGCGGTGGATCGTCGGCATCGTGTTCCAAGGCACCACCAACCTGGGCTGGAGCCGCAAGAACCTGCTCAACTACTTCCTCTGGCGCGATCGCCGCGGGCTGATCGCCTACCTGCTGAGCTTCCTGGTGAACCTGCTGTTCCTGGTGCTGCTGGGCATGTGGCTGATCACCGTGCTGTCCCCGGATGCCTGGCACTTCCAGTCGATTCTCGCCGACAGCCCGCTGCTGGCCGCACTGCTCTGGCTCAACGGCCTGATGCTGGTCAACCGCCTGTTCCAGCGAGCCTGGTTCGTCACCCGTTTTTATGGCCTGGGCCAGGGCTTGCTCTCCGCGCCACGGATGATGTGGAGCAACTTCGTCAACTTCTTCGCCAACCTGCGGGCCCTGCGCCAGGTTCTGCAAATGGGTGACTCGCGACGCGTGGCCTGGGACAAGACCACCCATGAGTTTCCTGCCCTGACCAAGGCCCAGCGCACGCCCCTGGGCCATCGCCTGGTGGAAAAGGGCCTGCTCAGCGAAGAGCAGCTCGAAGCCGTCATCACCAGCCCGGTTCGCCGGCGCCTGGGCCGCGAACTGCTGTTGCGCGGCTACATCGACAGCACCCAACTGGTCCAGGAGCTGGCCGCGCAGTTCGAACTGGAGTGGACGCCGCTCAACCCATTCAAACTCGACCCGCAACTGATCGCCGCGGTCCCCCGGCGCATCGCCGTGCAGTACGGAGTGCTACCGCTCAAGGAAGAGGACGGCACGCTGATCCTGGCCTCCGAGGACCCGGTCAGCCAAGTTTCGCTGGGGGCCATCAGCCGCCAGCTCAAGCGTCCGGTGAAATGTCGCCTGGCGCCCCAGGGACGGGTGACCCTGGGTATCCGCCACTGGTATCCGGGCAAACACCAGGGCGAGGAAACCCGGCACATGCTCGCCACGCTGGAACGCCATCAGGACGACGAGGCGCTGCTTGAGCGCGTCAGTCACCACCAGGTCCAGATCGGTCGCCTGTTGCAGGTGCACGGCCTGGTGCCACCGAGCCTGTTCAACCAGGCCATGATCGACTACGACGCCGATCGCAGCTCCCTCGGGGAACACCTGATCGAACGCGGCATGATCACTCCCGAGGTCTTGCAACAGGCCCTGGCGGAGCAGGCCGAGGAGCAACAGGCGGCCTACCGTATCGTCGCGGAGGTGGATGCATGA
- a CDS encoding NfrA family protein — protein sequence MKSRTPWLLGSLLLSLSGLALAQAQELTEFERFRSYPYLDRSYREAQKGNWKEVERLTRHLLQQVPRNQEAQGLLAQALAKQRRYKDAAETMDNAPPDSEALLDLRLTWIEQDPPAPQEVQRWLDTTPMPQRTQLWQAYSLSLAKHGGARRAYDWLAQLPAKGDDTELRQARANWSEQMSNTDDTIAQLEPLAASRQLNAEDWQRLANAYMQHLDEAKLETLLEQAPSPQAAHQVHRAMIQRAIALGHNNQAQRWILRLSPAEQADPAIRLQHWELAREENDSDTVRRLSDELQRPCLETTEWLSRHDPDAALKQLRQCSPNDDPQAWLVLAQRLQASDLLQSQRLPEPWDSARRERLVEVWQKQGQGAQALQWLSLQPQTPAVQKKRAELLQALGRKREAGELWERQYRQSGNLAALDQATYLAMGDGRQAQAQALLEQAYDRHGGALPAPLLQRLAGLYAATPQLNPQQLQRMAGLIKRADPATRSQLLAQLAENGRCDVVQQSIGQQPRDVAQYRALGRCAMPAQPGAAAAWYQAAERLGDRGSRLPLAYALEAAGDSAAALAIWRSIPDAQLSDNARLTASRSALNVGDNARAERYWQQSSSRGANEWALGAAIAEQRHDYPTALQRQRQALTQAPDAGHYYAASVTAQKAGEPEQSTQWLAEAVRQQPDNPRFAADYGMRLAATDTPQQRRLAIPHLQQATGDFPEDYRLGETLAWRYAEVEDSAAARKELRRVIDLEQNPVAADDESGSLEARRYRQRRAHEALSRRDSVTIASTWSPGGVSTNNNLLPDSGIKGARRSPQSQNVQVAMWDHALGEEPSRNGSTLSVYGRTLLGGLGRSSYAESAAAGVGLRYKPWGNANVNFYGEIYKQSQFDDRDNHGLSLGQMLDPGRLLDQLNDHRKRGHTSTDYLLRATASVLDQGRYRNDWRIDESDWDERFLYLDAAWWTKAGDHQWLSRYQQGHAWKLPVSTAQTIMPYGFLEFAAQDPSNDWRQDLRTGLGLRWQYWFDDDKYNAYRSRLTVRTEYQQSLGGNLYEGGNGILVGVELNF from the coding sequence ATGAAGAGCCGTACTCCCTGGCTCCTGGGCAGCCTGCTGCTGAGCCTGTCCGGCCTGGCCCTGGCACAGGCCCAGGAACTGACCGAATTCGAGCGTTTTCGCAGCTACCCCTACCTGGATCGCAGCTACCGCGAGGCCCAGAAAGGCAACTGGAAGGAAGTCGAGCGCCTGACCCGCCACCTGCTACAGCAGGTTCCCAGGAACCAGGAAGCCCAAGGCCTGCTGGCCCAGGCCCTGGCCAAGCAGCGACGCTACAAGGACGCCGCCGAAACCATGGACAACGCCCCGCCAGACAGCGAGGCCCTGCTGGACCTGCGCCTGACCTGGATCGAGCAGGACCCGCCCGCCCCGCAGGAGGTGCAACGCTGGCTCGACACGACGCCCATGCCACAGCGCACCCAGTTGTGGCAGGCCTATAGCCTGAGCCTCGCCAAGCACGGTGGGGCCCGTCGGGCCTATGACTGGCTGGCACAATTGCCAGCCAAGGGCGACGACACCGAACTGCGCCAGGCGCGGGCCAACTGGTCCGAGCAGATGAGCAACACCGACGACACCATCGCCCAGCTCGAACCCTTGGCCGCCAGCCGGCAGCTGAACGCCGAAGACTGGCAGCGCCTGGCCAACGCCTACATGCAGCACCTGGACGAAGCCAAGCTGGAAACCCTGCTTGAACAGGCCCCAAGCCCCCAAGCGGCGCACCAGGTGCACCGGGCGATGATCCAGCGAGCCATTGCCCTGGGCCACAACAACCAGGCCCAACGCTGGATCCTGCGCCTGTCGCCGGCCGAGCAGGCCGACCCGGCCATTCGCCTGCAGCACTGGGAACTGGCCCGCGAGGAGAACGACAGCGACACCGTGCGCCGCCTCAGCGACGAACTGCAACGCCCTTGCCTGGAGACCACCGAGTGGCTGTCGCGGCACGATCCGGATGCGGCCCTCAAGCAACTGCGCCAGTGCTCGCCCAACGACGACCCCCAGGCCTGGCTGGTTCTGGCCCAACGCCTGCAAGCCAGCGACCTGCTGCAAAGCCAGCGCCTGCCCGAGCCCTGGGACAGTGCCCGACGCGAACGCCTGGTGGAGGTCTGGCAGAAACAGGGCCAGGGAGCCCAGGCGCTGCAATGGCTGAGCCTGCAACCACAAACCCCGGCCGTACAAAAAAAACGCGCCGAGCTGCTCCAGGCCCTGGGGCGCAAGCGCGAAGCCGGGGAGCTGTGGGAGCGCCAATACCGCCAGAGCGGCAATCTCGCGGCGCTGGACCAGGCCACCTACCTGGCCATGGGCGACGGTCGCCAGGCCCAGGCCCAAGCCCTGCTGGAACAAGCCTACGACCGCCACGGCGGCGCGTTGCCCGCCCCTTTGCTGCAGCGCCTGGCCGGACTCTATGCCGCCACGCCACAGCTGAACCCGCAGCAATTGCAGCGCATGGCAGGCTTGATCAAGCGGGCCGACCCAGCCACCCGCAGCCAGCTATTGGCCCAACTGGCCGAAAACGGGCGCTGCGATGTGGTACAGCAGAGCATTGGCCAGCAGCCCCGGGACGTCGCGCAGTACCGTGCCCTGGGCCGCTGCGCCATGCCTGCGCAACCAGGAGCCGCCGCGGCCTGGTACCAGGCGGCCGAGCGCCTGGGCGATCGTGGCAGCCGCCTGCCCCTGGCCTATGCCCTCGAGGCTGCCGGCGATTCAGCCGCGGCCCTGGCCATCTGGCGCAGCATCCCGGACGCCCAACTGAGCGATAACGCCCGGCTCACGGCCAGCCGCAGCGCCCTCAACGTCGGCGACAACGCCCGCGCCGAGCGCTACTGGCAGCAAAGCAGCAGCCGAGGCGCCAACGAGTGGGCATTGGGCGCGGCGATCGCCGAGCAGCGCCACGACTACCCGACAGCCCTGCAACGCCAGCGCCAGGCACTGACACAGGCACCCGACGCCGGGCACTACTACGCGGCCTCGGTCACCGCGCAAAAAGCCGGCGAGCCGGAACAAAGCACCCAATGGCTGGCCGAGGCCGTACGCCAGCAACCGGATAATCCGCGCTTTGCTGCCGACTACGGCATGCGCCTGGCCGCCACCGACACCCCGCAACAACGGCGCCTGGCCATTCCCCACCTGCAACAGGCCACCGGTGATTTCCCCGAGGACTATCGCCTGGGCGAAACCCTGGCCTGGCGTTACGCCGAAGTCGAAGACAGCGCCGCCGCCCGTAAGGAGCTGCGCCGGGTCATCGACCTGGAACAGAACCCGGTGGCCGCTGATGACGAGAGTGGCAGCCTGGAAGCGCGCCGCTATCGCCAGCGCCGCGCCCACGAGGCCCTGTCCCGACGCGACAGCGTGACCATCGCCAGTACCTGGTCGCCGGGTGGGGTCTCCACCAACAACAACCTGTTGCCCGATAGCGGGATCAAGGGCGCTCGGCGCAGCCCGCAGTCGCAGAACGTACAGGTCGCCATGTGGGACCACGCCCTGGGCGAGGAGCCGAGCCGCAACGGCAGCACCCTGTCGGTCTATGGCCGTACTCTGCTGGGTGGCCTGGGACGCTCCTCCTACGCCGAATCGGCCGCAGCCGGGGTCGGCCTGCGCTACAAGCCCTGGGGCAACGCCAACGTCAACTTCTACGGCGAGATCTACAAGCAGAGCCAGTTCGACGACCGCGACAACCATGGCCTGAGCCTGGGCCAGATGCTCGATCCCGGGCGGCTGCTGGACCAGCTCAACGATCATCGCAAGCGCGGCCACACCAGCACCGACTACCTGCTGCGGGCCACTGCCTCGGTCCTCGACCAAGGCCGCTACCGTAACGACTGGCGCATCGACGAAAGCGACTGGGACGAACGCTTCCTCTATCTGGACGCGGCCTGGTGGACCAAGGCCGGCGACCACCAGTGGCTGTCGCGCTACCAGCAGGGCCATGCCTGGAAACTGCCGGTAAGCACCGCGCAGACCATCATGCCCTACGGCTTTCTCGAATTCGCCGCCCAGGACCCCAGCAACGACTGGCGCCAGGACCTGCGTACCGGGCTCGGCCTGCGCTGGCAATACTGGTTCGATGACGACAAATACAACGCCTACCGCTCGCGCCTGACCGTACGCACCGAGTACCAGCAATCCCTCGGCGGCAATCTGTATGAAGGTGGCAACGGCATCCTGGTGGGCGTGGAGCTGAATTTCTGA
- a CDS encoding DUF4434 family protein: MKRLMYITLLWLILGLPAQAEERLFYQPLNSDAALGREQWRKIWQDSARNGVKTLIVQWTAYGDSHFGDAHGWLADSLRQAREQGLQLVLGLYMDPAYYQRIEQLDSAGLEAYWQAQLATSLDRQRKLREDWQLPVSGWYLPMELDDLHLLDAQRRTTLQRQLEDFARQLDAPLHLSAFSAGHLAPQVNGAWLGDLANAGLQVWWQDGAGTARLSPLVRDSYANALPCGVGIVREAFRQTSAEGQPFQAEPAPPDTLAAGCHATAVFSLRYRPWGQALRTP, encoded by the coding sequence ATGAAACGACTGATGTACATCACCCTGCTGTGGCTGATCCTGGGCCTGCCGGCCCAGGCCGAGGAGCGACTGTTCTACCAGCCCCTGAACAGCGATGCGGCCCTGGGCCGCGAACAGTGGCGCAAGATCTGGCAGGACAGCGCCCGCAACGGCGTAAAGACCCTGATCGTGCAGTGGACCGCCTACGGCGACTCGCATTTCGGCGACGCCCATGGCTGGCTCGCCGACAGCCTGCGCCAGGCCCGCGAACAGGGCCTGCAACTGGTGCTGGGCCTGTACATGGACCCGGCCTACTACCAACGCATCGAGCAACTGGACAGTGCCGGCCTGGAAGCCTACTGGCAGGCTCAGTTGGCCACCTCCCTGGACCGCCAGCGCAAACTGCGCGAAGACTGGCAATTGCCGGTCAGTGGCTGGTACCTGCCCATGGAGCTGGACGACCTGCACTTGCTCGATGCCCAGCGCCGGACCACCCTGCAACGTCAACTCGAGGACTTCGCCCGCCAGCTCGACGCGCCGCTGCACCTGAGCGCGTTCAGCGCCGGGCACCTGGCGCCCCAGGTCAACGGTGCCTGGCTCGGTGATCTGGCGAACGCCGGATTGCAGGTCTGGTGGCAGGACGGTGCCGGTACCGCGCGCCTGTCGCCGCTGGTGCGCGACAGTTACGCCAATGCCCTGCCCTGCGGGGTCGGCATCGTCCGCGAAGCCTTTCGCCAGACCAGCGCCGAAGGCCAGCCGTTTCAGGCCGAGCCGGCCCCCCCTGACACCCTGGCGGCCGGTTGCCATGCCACGGCCGTGTTCTCCCTGCGCTACCGACCCTGGGGCCAGGCCTTGCGCACTCCTTAG
- a CDS encoding GGDEF domain-containing protein — MFRTIEEQVLSQAAPAALKNEFAQYDFERLHSFCILTYIASLSIWLIFDLIVSFPGQQGFTFLSLVFLTLLVINTIILGFTRRARHFQWVNLLFVLVIALAVRLVIEGLPMDLHPVWLILGASSILYSASVMPLRRWSFFVAVLITWSVLNPYWMTRTSITELKGLIVLAYSLFLTALTLYSFITLRQARLYNYIMAKRLLEQAYVDALTEIPNRRSFMARAGQRIKAQPREPEHYLAMIDIDNFKRINDRYGHDIGDEVLKRIAADIQSVMKDFDYARLGGEEFAVYLSGVHHDHVEALAARLCQVVREQPTRHPATISIGLTRIEDDDSLNQALVKADQALYRSKHGGKDRYTFHP, encoded by the coding sequence ATGTTCAGGACCATTGAAGAACAGGTACTCAGCCAGGCCGCCCCGGCGGCCTTGAAGAACGAGTTCGCCCAATACGATTTCGAACGCCTGCACAGCTTCTGCATCCTGACCTACATCGCCAGCCTGAGCATCTGGCTGATCTTCGACCTGATCGTCAGCTTTCCCGGCCAGCAGGGCTTCACCTTCCTTTCGCTGGTATTCCTGACATTGCTGGTGATCAACACCATCATCCTGGGCTTCACCCGCAGGGCCCGGCACTTCCAATGGGTCAACCTGCTGTTCGTGCTGGTCATCGCCCTGGCCGTGCGGCTGGTGATCGAAGGCCTGCCCATGGACCTGCACCCGGTCTGGCTGATCCTCGGCGCCTCGAGCATTCTCTACAGCGCCTCGGTGATGCCGTTGCGGCGCTGGTCGTTCTTCGTCGCGGTGCTGATCACCTGGAGCGTACTCAACCCCTACTGGATGACCCGCACCTCGATCACCGAACTCAAGGGCCTGATCGTCCTGGCCTACTCGCTGTTCCTCACCGCACTGACCCTGTACAGCTTCATCACCTTGCGCCAGGCCCGGCTGTACAACTACATCATGGCCAAGCGCTTGCTGGAGCAGGCCTATGTCGACGCCCTGACCGAGATACCCAACCGCCGCTCGTTCATGGCCCGCGCCGGCCAGCGCATCAAGGCACAGCCTCGCGAGCCCGAGCATTACCTGGCAATGATCGACATCGACAACTTCAAGAGGATCAACGACCGGTACGGGCACGATATTGGCGACGAGGTGCTCAAACGCATCGCCGCTGACATCCAGTCGGTCATGAAGGATTTCGACTACGCCCGGCTGGGGGGCGAGGAGTTCGCCGTCTACCTGTCGGGCGTGCACCACGACCACGTCGAGGCCCTCGCCGCACGCCTATGCCAGGTGGTTCGCGAACAACCGACCCGGCACCCGGCCACCATCAGCATCGGCCTGACCCGGATCGAGGACGATGACAGCCTGAACCAGGCACTGGTCAAGGCCGACCAGGCCCTGTACCGGTCCAAGCACGGCGGCAAGGACCGCTATACCTTCCACCCCTGA
- a CDS encoding response regulator transcription factor — MPPEHAPKPYTLLAIDDDPQSLIVLSKTLTAEYEVLLAKDSEQGLALARSAAPDLIILDILMPGMDGFQVLSELKGQPATAAIPVIFLTSRSSVEDERLGLLLGAADYIAKPISPPVVLARVAAQLSYRDKPLHRPQPVAEPSAGSDMRDGFIAALALQLAGNPRIRLDALLDGLSILLDNSTCQGEPAMLRNAACLALMGLGQATAIGPALAHGQTLIEEILAHANPEDPILNLAWNLTQAQALFPDGSAQPLPASLPLPARLFALALDYHLELLQPGTDLTGRHARAMARMQAQPGFGQCIERGPESLSAALLSSSQTFFGL; from the coding sequence ATGCCCCCAGAGCACGCCCCCAAGCCCTATACCCTGCTGGCGATCGACGACGATCCACAATCCTTGATCGTGCTCTCCAAGACCCTGACGGCCGAATACGAAGTGCTGCTGGCCAAGGACAGCGAACAAGGCCTGGCCCTGGCCCGCAGCGCCGCTCCCGACCTGATCATCCTCGATATCCTGATGCCCGGGATGGATGGGTTCCAGGTGCTCAGCGAGCTCAAGGGCCAGCCGGCGACCGCCGCCATCCCGGTGATTTTCCTGACCTCGCGCAGCAGTGTCGAAGACGAACGCCTGGGCCTGCTGCTGGGCGCCGCCGACTACATCGCCAAGCCGATTTCACCACCGGTGGTACTGGCCCGGGTGGCGGCGCAACTGAGCTATCGCGACAAGCCCCTGCACCGCCCGCAGCCGGTGGCCGAGCCTTCGGCCGGCAGCGACATGCGCGACGGTTTCATCGCCGCCCTGGCCTTGCAGCTGGCGGGCAACCCGAGGATCCGCCTCGATGCGCTGCTCGATGGCCTGTCGATCCTGCTCGACAACAGCACTTGCCAAGGTGAGCCCGCGATGCTGCGCAACGCCGCATGCCTGGCGCTGATGGGGCTCGGCCAAGCGACAGCCATCGGCCCGGCCCTGGCCCACGGCCAAACGCTGATCGAAGAGATCCTCGCCCACGCCAACCCGGAAGACCCCATCCTCAACCTCGCCTGGAATCTCACCCAGGCCCAGGCGCTGTTCCCGGATGGCTCGGCCCAGCCTCTGCCGGCCTCCCTGCCGCTCCCGGCCCGGCTGTTCGCCCTGGCCCTGGACTATCACCTGGAGCTCTTGCAACCAGGCACCGACCTTACCGGTCGGCATGCCCGGGCCATGGCGCGGATGCAGGCACAACCGGGGTTCGGGCAATGCATCGAGCGCGGCCCGGAATCACTCTCGGCGGCCTTGTTGAGTTCGTCACAGACCTTTTTCGGCCTTTGA
- a CDS encoding LysR family transcriptional regulator, whose translation MPNLADLELFVLIAELQGLSPAARIMSITPAAASLALKRLENRLGVRLFTRSTRTLKLTPEGMRYLESAQHALKILANGKRSLTHDDGMLELTVSSDLGRNLLLDLLAQLKQERPRLYIKLALSDKEEDLLKGRFDAALRYGKSLALDLVELPVLKQHHFIACAAPDYLAAHGTPEAPEQLSQHECIICHSIGRPESHWRFHAPGQVEDVRVQGHFCCDDGDAARRWAVAGHGVVYLPLLNVVEDLLAGRLLPLLPGWQADAAPLSLVVSHRSQITESLRALHQCLAQHCAQRMARYQELIRAAS comes from the coding sequence ATGCCTAACCTCGCTGACCTGGAACTGTTCGTGCTGATTGCCGAACTGCAAGGCCTGTCGCCCGCCGCACGCATCATGTCGATCACCCCGGCCGCCGCCAGCCTGGCACTCAAGCGCCTGGAGAACCGCCTCGGCGTGCGCCTGTTCACCCGCTCCACGCGTACCCTGAAGCTCACCCCCGAAGGCATGCGCTACCTGGAAAGCGCACAGCACGCGCTGAAGATCCTGGCCAATGGCAAACGCTCGTTGACCCACGACGACGGCATGCTGGAGCTCACGGTGTCTTCCGATCTGGGCCGCAACCTGCTGCTGGACCTGCTCGCCCAGCTCAAGCAGGAACGACCGCGCCTGTATATCAAGCTGGCCTTGAGCGACAAGGAAGAGGACCTGCTCAAGGGCCGCTTCGACGCCGCGCTGCGTTATGGCAAGAGCCTGGCCCTGGACCTGGTGGAACTGCCGGTACTCAAGCAGCACCACTTCATCGCCTGTGCCGCGCCCGACTACCTGGCCGCACACGGCACGCCCGAGGCACCCGAACAACTGAGCCAGCACGAATGCATCATCTGCCACAGCATCGGCCGGCCGGAGAGCCATTGGCGCTTCCATGCGCCGGGCCAGGTCGAGGACGTGCGGGTACAGGGGCACTTCTGCTGCGACGACGGCGACGCCGCGCGGCGCTGGGCGGTGGCCGGCCACGGTGTGGTCTATCTACCGTTGTTGAACGTGGTCGAGGACCTGTTGGCCGGGCGCCTGCTGCCCCTGCTTCCGGGCTGGCAGGCCGACGCCGCGCCCTTGAGCCTGGTGGTGTCCCATCGCTCGCAAATCACCGAGTCGCTGCGGGCCCTGCACCAGTGCCTGGCGCAACACTGCGCGCAGCGCATGGCGCGTTATCAGGAACTGATCCGGGCCGCCAGCTAG